A region of the Paenibacillus sp. J23TS9 genome:
CCTGTTCCAGTGTTTCCGCAGCCACCTTATCTCCTTGCCCGGCAGCCTGAAACACATGCTTCGCGCTGACAGACACTCCTTCTGCTTCAGCCAGCACCGTCATATGCGTTTTGATCCCGGCTTCCGCAATAGCTTCCCGGGCGAGGCGGGCAATAGCTGTGCCCGAGGAATAAGTCTCCCAGCAGCCCCGCTGGCCGCAGCCGCACTGAATGCCGGCTGGGTTAATTACCGTATGTCCCAATTCTCCGGCAAATGAGGATGAGCCTGTGAAGAGCCTGCCGTCCAGTACAAGGCCTGAACCGATTCCCGTGCTTAATGTCACATAGACCATGCTTTGCGATCCGCGGCCCGCTCCGTATACATATTCACCCCAAGCAGCAGCATTCGCGTCATTAATCAAACGAACCGAAATGCCGAGCCTTTTCTCGAGCTCCGATTGCAGGGAAATCCCATCCCAATCCGGCAAATTGACTCCATTTGAAATGATGCCGTTCTTGCTGTCCACCATCCCCGGTGAAGCCACACCTACACCGGCAATATCTTGCTCTCCACGTACTTCATTAATGGTGTCTACAATCGTAGAGATGACTTCGTCAGCGCTTTTCAAGCCTGCTGTTGCCTTCTGGCTGCGTGCCAGCAGGCTGCCGGACTGATCCAGCATTCCCGTCGCAATCTTTGTTCCTCCCAAGTCTACACCGATAACCGCTCTGTTCTCTTTTTCCAATGTTGTATTCACCACAATAGTCATCATTTTTTTATCTATCCTGTCATTCCCTGTAGTAAGTCATTAATAATCTGTTTGGCGGCTTGGACCCGGAAAGGATCTACCGGCTTCAATTGATCACCGTCTATGCGCAGGGCAGATCCGAAATGAACTTCCTCCACGCCTGTCGTTTGTACAAAATTCTGAAGCACCGGCACGCTAAGTCCATATCCAGCGAGAATGCGGATTCCCGTCCCCCGGGCTGTTTCTACAAGCCTCTCAATCTGCGGTGCAGATTTCGGAGCCGGCAGAGGGCCGCCAGAGGTCAGAATGCGGTTGATTTGCGGATAGCGGGAGAGAACCTTTAATGCGGACAGTTGATCTTCTATCTCGTCAAATGCCCGGTGAAAGGTCACATTCAATCCCGCCGTATCCTGAAGCAGCAGATCAAGTGCCTCTGTATTCACCACTCCCGAAGGAGTCAAAGCGCCAAGTACAATGCCTGCCGCACCGCTCTCCTTGATAAAAGCGATATCCTCCCGCATCGTTTGCAGGTCATGCTCATCATAAACAAAAGACTGACTATGAGGACGGACCATGACATGAACCGGAATATGTAAATGACGCACCGCTTCCTTGATTAGCCCAGGTCCCGGGGTGAGCCCTCCCTCCATGATACCGGTCACGAGCTCGATCCGGTCAGCACCGCCCTGCTCAGCTAAGATGGCATCTGTCAAATTCGTTGCAATGACCTCCAGCTTCATGAATTCCCTCCTCTTTCACTTGCCGAAATCCGTTCGCATACAAAATCGGCAAGAAGTCTTACTCCATAGCCTGTTGCTCCTAATACTTTATAGCCGCGGGTGGAAGGCACTTGTGCCGTATTGGCCATGTCAATATGGCACCAGCGTGCTTTTGAATCTACAAAACGGCGTAAAAACAGCGCAGCCATATTCGCACCGCCATATGGATTGGATGCCAGATTGGCCAAATCGGCGTAAGGACTGTTCAGCAGCTCTTCGTCTTCATCCACAAGCGGTAGTCTCCAGATCCGGTCGCCGTTGCGTTCACCGATCTGCATCAGCTGTTCGGCATATTCCGCATCTCCCCACACACCGGCAACCTTCAGCCCCAGCGCATGACCGACAGCGCCTGTTAATGTAGCCACGTCAATGACCTGTGTTGCGCCGCTGCGGATGGCATGCAGAATCGCATCTGCCAGAATCAGCCGGCCTTCAGCATCCGTATTAACCACTTGTACAGTAAGTCCATTCGGATAGCGGACGACATCGGAAGGGAGAAATGCGCCTCCATCCGGCACATTGTCCACAATCGGGATGATGGCACTGATCCGGGCTCTAACCTTCAGGCGCGTTAAAACATCCATTGCACCGATAATGGCTGCCGCACCGCCCATATCAAACCGGGCATCACTCAAATCACGGGCATCCTTCAGGTTCATTCCGCCCATATCAAACGTGACGCCTTTGCCGATCAATGCAAGGTGTTCAGCATCAGGATCACTCGTATAGCTAATCTCGACCATGGCAGGAGGATACTTGCTGCCTGCACCCACGGCCAGAAGTCCATTCATTTGCCGCTGCTTCAGCTCTTCGCCCTCATAAACATGAATCTTCACGTCGCGACCGGCAAAAATATGCTGGATTCGCGAAACAAAGGCTGACGGATTCAAATCACTTGCTGCCTCGTTACACAAATCACGGGCCAGGGATGTCGCTACGGCGCGGATGTGTCCCAGCTCAGCGGCATTGGCATAATCCTGCTGCTGGTCCTGGCTTAACTGAATCCATTCAACCGGCAGCTGTTTTTCGACGGACTTATATTTATTGAAGAGATACGTCCCGAGCTGCCAGCCCTCCACCCATGCAGTAACCGCCTCTTGCGGCCATAACGTGGAGCCGAAAAGTTCATGAAGACATGACGGATTTACCGCAGCCGTCTTCTTCCCGATATCTTGAATCGCGCGGCCCGCACTCCCGGCGGCCTCGCGCAAAATCTCCATACTAAACCGATTGCGGGCTCCAAGCCCAATAATTACAATATCCTGTTCACCGGGACTGCGGCCGTAAAACCAGGCCTGAGCCCCGCGTTCTTTCATTTTTGCGGAGACCGGAAGTTCGGGTGCATATCCTCCATCACTGAATACCAGTTCAATCAGCACTTCTGCCTTCTGCTCTGTTCCCGTTGTAATTTCCATCATCCATGCATCCCTTTGCAAAAAGATTTGTTATCCCAAGCTTAAAGCTTCAAATTCCCGAGCTCGCTCACCGCTCTCGCATAAATAGCGGTCGAGCGAAGAAGCAGTTCAATTTCTATATATTCATTGGGCTGATGCGCCGTAGATTCCATACCCGGAAATAACGGTCCAAAGGCAACACCCATAGGGAAATGGGCAGCGTACGTCCCGCCTCCTGTGGACAACAGTTCCGCGGCTTGGCCGGTTTCCGCCAGATAGGTCTCCTGCAGCGCCCGGATCATCGGGTGATCCTCCGGCACATGATGCGGCTTCTTCAGGCTTGGTGGCTCCATCTCCAATCGATGAACGGCGATTTTTGCTGATATCTTCTTCAGAAGCTCATCATAGGTGCCGCAGATCGGAAATCTCAAATTGATATGAAAGAAGCTCTCTCCCTGCGGATCATACTGAAGAAGACCGCTGTTAACCGTGAGTGGGCCGCTGATATCATCCTCCATGGCAATACCGAGTGCATGTCCATAAACATCATCATATAGAAGCGT
Encoded here:
- a CDS encoding ROK family protein codes for the protein MMTIVVNTTLEKENRAVIGVDLGGTKIATGMLDQSGSLLARSQKATAGLKSADEVISTIVDTINEVRGEQDIAGVGVASPGMVDSKNGIISNGVNLPDWDGISLQSELEKRLGISVRLINDANAAAWGEYVYGAGRGSQSMVYVTLSTGIGSGLVLDGRLFTGSSSFAGELGHTVINPAGIQCGCGQRGCWETYSSGTAIARLAREAIAEAGIKTHMTVLAEAEGVSVSAKHVFQAAGQGDKVAAETLEQVIHYTGLGLMNIIHSFNPDRIVIGGGVSRAGNAFFEPLIRKTEELILEPYRGTCTIIPAELRDDVGIIGAAALFVD
- a CDS encoding copper homeostasis protein CutC: MKLEVIATNLTDAILAEQGGADRIELVTGIMEGGLTPGPGLIKEAVRHLHIPVHVMVRPHSQSFVYDEHDLQTMREDIAFIKESGAAGIVLGALTPSGVVNTEALDLLLQDTAGLNVTFHRAFDEIEDQLSALKVLSRYPQINRILTSGGPLPAPKSAPQIERLVETARGTGIRILAGYGLSVPVLQNFVQTTGVEEVHFGSALRIDGDQLKPVDPFRVQAAKQIINDLLQGMTG
- a CDS encoding M17 family metallopeptidase encodes the protein MMEITTGTEQKAEVLIELVFSDGGYAPELPVSAKMKERGAQAWFYGRSPGEQDIVIIGLGARNRFSMEILREAAGSAGRAIQDIGKKTAAVNPSCLHELFGSTLWPQEAVTAWVEGWQLGTYLFNKYKSVEKQLPVEWIQLSQDQQQDYANAAELGHIRAVATSLARDLCNEAASDLNPSAFVSRIQHIFAGRDVKIHVYEGEELKQRQMNGLLAVGAGSKYPPAMVEISYTSDPDAEHLALIGKGVTFDMGGMNLKDARDLSDARFDMGGAAAIIGAMDVLTRLKVRARISAIIPIVDNVPDGGAFLPSDVVRYPNGLTVQVVNTDAEGRLILADAILHAIRSGATQVIDVATLTGAVGHALGLKVAGVWGDAEYAEQLMQIGERNGDRIWRLPLVDEDEELLNSPYADLANLASNPYGGANMAALFLRRFVDSKARWCHIDMANTAQVPSTRGYKVLGATGYGVRLLADFVCERISASERGGNS